The window CCAGAATTCTTGGTTTAATGGTATTTGCGGTGCAAGCGTAATGAGATAAAAGAGAATCGAGAAAAACGCGATGACACCAGCCAAACAAATTCTGGACCGTGGTTCCAATTGCCGAAACTTGTTGCTCCATAACGTAATGAACGGAAACAACGCTGTATTATATAAAAAGGCCTGTATCGAGCCGTCACCACCAATGATTAAACAACGGTAGCTAATGAGAACAAGATAGAGGATAAAGGCGTATTTATATCCTCCGTAAAGGGCTACCATGATTAACGGAATTAGCCTTAAATCAAAAATAAATCCACTTTCCAAATGAATCGGAAATGACATACTTAGGACCATAGATATTGCGGCAAGAAGGACAACAACCGGCATTCTCAAAACATATTGATAAAATCGGTCCTCGAAGAAGATCAAATAAGCTAAAACAGGCAAAAGCAAAATTAAAAAATTTAACAATAAGGATTCTAGCACAGCCGAACATCCTCCCAATAAAATATGCTATTCTTGCTATTCTACCATAATATTGAAAAGGTGGGGATGATTCTTTTTCTTCCCTTTTTTTGTTGTAGAAGGAAAAATGGCTTCTTGGTTTTCAGGAGCTATATGTATAAGGATTGAAAGACACAAGGCTTTGTCCGAGCCCTTGTGTCTATAGGTTGTTGAATATTGATAAGGTATTCTGAAAATTTGTTAGACGAAGCGTTGGTTATTCCCAATCTACTTCAGTTGCTAATTCATCAAATACTTCCTCTGGTTCGCGCCCATATCCTGATCCGTAGCCCATTCCATAGCCTTGGCCATTCCAAGGATTCCCATATCCTCCATAGCTTTGCCCGTAGCCTGAGTGAGGATAACCATTATAACCCTGCCCATACCCTGGGTTTCCATAGCCACCATATCCCTGCCCATACCCTGGGTTATATCCACCATAGCCCATTCCGTATCCTGGACCACCATATCCACCGTAGCCAGAACCATAATAACCTGCTGGACTACCGTAATAATTGGGTCCACCTAGTACCTGACCACCTAAATAATTTAATCCGGCTCCAATTAAGGCTGCTCCCGCTGGCCCTACACCAGATGTCCTATCTTCAAAAGGAAATGGATGTAATCTAAACATGATGAGCCTCTCCTCCAGTCATTCATTATCTCTAACATTACGGTTACATCCTATTCCTCACCATCAATGATGTATAGGCGTAAGGCTAGATATCATTTCCTTTTTTTGCTTTAATGCAGTAACAAGGTGGGGGACAGTCCCCCAGCGCTTTAAAGCACTGGGGGACTGTCCCCCGCTCCTTTAATGTACGAAAGTCTTTTCCCTAATTGTTTTTTATTTGGTGAAGTTTACTTTTTCTTCTTTTTGTCCGAGTTTGATGGTTGTTTGTGCTGGTTCGGTTTTGGCGATTACTTGGCCGTTTCGAATTGAGCACGTGACGGTTGCTTGCTTGCGGATGGCTTCGTATTCGTTTTCGGCCGAAAGCACAATCAGGTTGGCTGGTTTGCCTTCTTCGATTCCGTAGCGCTCCTCGATATGCATTGTTCTGGCGCTGTTCGCTGTGATGAGGTCAATTGAGTTCACAATCTGCTCATAGCCCATCAATTGTGAGGCGTGAATACCCATATGCAAGACCTGCAGCATGTTGCCGGTTCCTAGTGGATACCATGGGTCAAAGATATCATCATGACCAAAGCTGACATTCATTCCAGCCTCAAGCAATTCTTTTACTCGCGTTAAACCTCTGCGTTTTGGGTACGTATCAAAGCGACCGCCTAAATGCATATTGACAAGCGGGTTGGAAACAAAGTTAATCTCCGACAGCTTCAACAGACGGAATAGCTTATACGTGTAGGCATCATTATAGGAGCCCATTGCCGTTGTATGACTGGCCGTCGTGCGGGCACCATATCCACGTTCGAAGGCTTCCTTTGCAACCACCTCAACAAAGCGTGACTGTTCATCATCAATTTCATCACAGTGAATATCGACTAAACGATCATATTTTTCCGCCAAATCAAACGCGATTTTCATAGAATCGACACCGTATTCGCGCGTAAATTCAAAGTGGGGGATGCCGCCGACTGCATCTGCACCCATTTTTAACGACTCCTCTAAAAGCTCTGTACCATTCGGGTAGGAGAGAATTCCTTCCTGCGGGAAAGCGACAAGCTGAAGGTCGACATATGGTGACATTTCTTCTTTTACCTCAAGCATCGCTTTTAACGCCGTTAAGGTTGGGTCCGTTACATCGACATGTGTCCGAACATGCTGAATTCCTTGGGCTAGCTGCCATTTCAAGGCCGTTTTCGCTCTCGTTTTTACATCCTCAAACGTTAGTGATTCTTTTCGCTCGGACCATCTTTGAATACCTTCAAAAAGCGTACCGCTCTGATTCCATTTCGGTTCACCTGCTGTTAGCGTTGTATCAAGGTGAATATGCGGATCAATAAAAGGGGGAAGGACGAGAGAACCCGCCGCATCGATGATTTCGTGATTTCCAGTCTCTAAATCCGTATCCTGCGTTATTTTCGCAATGATACTGTCCGTCATCACGATATTCCATAGTCCAGTTGTTCCTCGAAGCGTTGCATTTTTAATAATCATCTCTTAACTCACCTTTTCATTTAATTTACGTACAGACTTTGGTGCGAATAACGGTGCACTTTTCATAAGCGCTACATAAAGGATGATTGACCCAATAAGCCCATTCACCGGCGCAATGCCTGGTACTAATTCTGCAGCGGCAACACCGCCAACCCAGGCGGCAATCGCCATCCAATTGACTGATTTAAATTCCATTTTTTCAAAGCTAGTATATTTCCCGCGATTTAAGAAAAAGTAATCTGCAATAATAATCGCCCCGATGGATGGAAGAGCGGAACCCAGCACCGTTAAGAAGCCAGTAAAGTTGTTGTAGAGCCACATCGCTGCTACCGTTCCAAGAACACCGTTGAAGACAACGATTTTATTTTTATTCCACTTTGTAATCGTTGTGTAGCCTAAGCTTGAAGCATATAAGGCATTTTCGTTTGTTGTCCAAATATTCAGTCCAAGGACGATAATCGCTGGTAAAATTAGCCCTTGTAAAAACATCACATCGGAGATATCGGCTTTGCCGTAAGTCATCGCGCCGACAGCACCGAACAAGAACATCAACGAATTTCCTAAGAAAAAGGCAATCACGGTTGCCGTTACGGCAGACTTCGATGTTTTGGCAAAGCGGGTAAAGTCTGGTGTTAAAGTACCGGCGCTGACGAAAGAGCCGATACAAATCGTTAAGGCAGCGGCAATTCCTAAGCCTTGGATCGGCTGATAGGCCATTAAGCCTTCCATCCCGCCGATTTTTTCCGTTGCTTCAAAAACAGAGTAGCTTCCAAGAACGGTAATGGCAGGTACGGCTACCATTCCAAGTATGGCTAGAGCTTTCATTCCGTAAATCGCTGTTAAGGTCATCAGCATTCCTGCGAGTACAATAAGCAGATATAAATTAATGCCGGTTGCTTTATGCACAGGGACGGCAAACATCGCGACACCAACACCGAACCAGCCGACCTGTGTAGATGCCAGCAGGAAAGAAGATAGATAGGATCCTTTTACGCCAAAAGCATATTTGGTTAAAAGATGTGTCGATAAGCCTGTTTTTGCTGAGATATGGGCAAGGGCTCCGGTATAAATACCAAGTAATAGATTTCCTGCCAGTACGACGAGGATAAAGGTTGTGAAGCTGAGTCCATTTCCAAGCGTTCCCCCAGCCCACATGCTTGCTGAGAAGAAGGTCAATCCAAGCATGACCGCGAGTATTTTCCAAAATCCATTCCGGTGTGATGCTGGTACAGGCGATAATGAGAATTCTAAATCCTTGTTTTCCATTCCAATTCCTCCAATATACTATTTTTGGAACTGGTACCGAAGTACTGGAGCATAAAAAAAGGTTTACTGCCATTACCTGACAATAAACCTCTTCGAAGTATCATAGTCTAAAAGGTATGGAAATAGAGCATACCCCGTCTATTGATACATGTCCGTTGTCCTTGTCAGCCTCTCTGGACTGAATTAAAGGTACCAGTATTTAATTGTGTTTATTATTGCAGGAAAAAGATAGAGTGTCAATAGAAAAAATCTATTAAATTGAATTTTCTATAGAAATAGTAAATAAATCAAATGATACGAAACTAAAAACAGGCAGCCGTGATGGCTGCCTGTCCTGCTATCTAACAGCCTTGCATTCCTAATAATGCAAAGCCCCGGTACTCGTCATAATCTAATGTAAGGTGTGTCGCATATTCATGAATTCCTTGTTCAAAAGCGATTTGAATTCCATTGATCATTTCTACCTGATCATTCTCTTGTGCCTCATCCAGAGACACTCCAACCTCTGGGCCTCCTCAGCCAAAGCCTGCAAAATACAGGCGAACTCCCGCTTTATTCTGTGACTCTAGTAAAGAAGTAAGTTCATCACGTGCAGTATCCGTAACCTTCAACCTTCTCCATCCCTCTCCTAAAAAAGTAAAAATTATTTTATGAACCTAATAATATACCACACAGGGTATTTTGTAAAGCCATTTACCTAAATCAAGGCCTACACTTTGGCACATTAAAGCGCTGGGGGACTGTCCCCCGCTGCTTTATAGTGCTAAAGCAGTGTTTTATTCACATTTTTGCTGTGCCGGCATAGGATATAGTGGAAAAATTCTTGGCTGGGAGGGAAGAGTATATGGTGGAGCGTAAGAAGAATGAGGAAAATGATCACTTTGGAGAGTTAATGAGACCTTTTAATCAGTTTTTCAATGAGAAACCGGTAAAGGGATTTCTACAGCAGATAGATGAGCTGTTTCATAAGCCGTTCTTTTTAGCTTCTTCATTCAATGTGGATGTTACCGAAACGGAAAAGGAATACCTGATAAAGGCTGAGCTTCCGGGAATCAAGCGTGAACAAATTGATATTGATATTTTGAATCATTACGTAACCATCTCCGTACAATCATCTGAGTCTTTAACAGAGGAGGATGAGAATCACGATGTGGTAAGAAAACAGCATTCGATGCAGCGGTCGAGCAGAACCATTCCACTGCCACAGCCAATCAATGAAAAAACAGTCAAAGCTAGCTACGATGACGGTCTGCTCCAAATTATCGTACCGAAGCAAAAAGGAAAGAAAATTTACTTAGAATAGGAACAAAAAACAAGCAGGAATCCATCCTGCTTGTTTTATTTATTCTTTCGCTATGGAGTAAATGCGCTTAATCAAAATGAATGAAGCATACCGAGCAGCAAGATTCAGCCTAAATAATTGTCACCAAATACCCAAAAATGTATAAACTGCCATAAAGGATGAAGAAGGTGATCGGATGTTACTGCAAATAGCTCTTTATCTTTTAGTCGGCTTCACCCTCCTTTGGTTTTTCAGAGCACAGCCCCTCAACACCATCTTAAAAGAAATCAACCTCGTCCTCCTATGGCCCTTTTTTCTCCTCCTCCAATTCATCGAGCTCGTCGATAACGTCAAACGAAACCGAGAATGATCAATCGAACCATTCGCCTTG of the Bacillus tuaregi genome contains:
- the codB gene encoding cytosine permease, with the protein product MENKDLEFSLSPVPASHRNGFWKILAVMLGLTFFSASMWAGGTLGNGLSFTTFILVVLAGNLLLGIYTGALAHISAKTGLSTHLLTKYAFGVKGSYLSSFLLASTQVGWFGVGVAMFAVPVHKATGINLYLLIVLAGMLMTLTAIYGMKALAILGMVAVPAITVLGSYSVFEATEKIGGMEGLMAYQPIQGLGIAAALTICIGSFVSAGTLTPDFTRFAKTSKSAVTATVIAFFLGNSLMFLFGAVGAMTYGKADISDVMFLQGLILPAIIVLGLNIWTTNENALYASSLGYTTITKWNKNKIVVFNGVLGTVAAMWLYNNFTGFLTVLGSALPSIGAIIIADYFFLNRGKYTSFEKMEFKSVNWMAIAAWVGGVAAAELVPGIAPVNGLIGSIILYVALMKSAPLFAPKSVRKLNEKVS
- a CDS encoding Hsp20 family protein, producing MVERKKNEENDHFGELMRPFNQFFNEKPVKGFLQQIDELFHKPFFLASSFNVDVTETEKEYLIKAELPGIKREQIDIDILNHYVTISVQSSESLTEEDENHDVVRKQHSMQRSSRTIPLPQPINEKTVKASYDDGLLQIIVPKQKGKKIYLE
- a CDS encoding cytosine deaminase, with product MIIKNATLRGTTGLWNIVMTDSIIAKITQDTDLETGNHEIIDAAGSLVLPPFIDPHIHLDTTLTAGEPKWNQSGTLFEGIQRWSERKESLTFEDVKTRAKTALKWQLAQGIQHVRTHVDVTDPTLTALKAMLEVKEEMSPYVDLQLVAFPQEGILSYPNGTELLEESLKMGADAVGGIPHFEFTREYGVDSMKIAFDLAEKYDRLVDIHCDEIDDEQSRFVEVVAKEAFERGYGARTTASHTTAMGSYNDAYTYKLFRLLKLSEINFVSNPLVNMHLGGRFDTYPKRRGLTRVKELLEAGMNVSFGHDDIFDPWYPLGTGNMLQVLHMGIHASQLMGYEQIVNSIDLITANSARTMHIEERYGIEEGKPANLIVLSAENEYEAIRKQATVTCSIRNGQVIAKTEPAQTTIKLGQKEEKVNFTK